One segment of Vagococcus martis DNA contains the following:
- a CDS encoding GH25 family lysozyme gives MLKVIDLSNHQRGMSLDTLKADAFIFKATEGTYFIDDTCDTFVQQAKKLNKPYGVYHFLDQNDVIKQADFFLTHIKGYIGEAILVLDYEEYGKQGAQKAKEFLDYVYKQTGVKPLIYMNESDANSDDWLDVVAGDYGLWVAKYSQHTPVVKQWPSYAMWQYTSTPVDTSHFYGDKLAWQQYAAPKKTITQQKDAYHTTGTRFEALRTLVIQADESFKKASGMHFSKSTVFDIEQICHTKTTTHACILYNHRKVFVTLHKDYVRKID, from the coding sequence ATGCTAAAAGTTATTGACTTATCAAACCACCAACGAGGGATGTCACTTGATACACTAAAAGCGGACGCCTTTATCTTTAAAGCAACAGAAGGCACTTACTTTATTGATGATACATGTGACACTTTTGTCCAACAAGCCAAAAAATTAAACAAGCCTTATGGGGTGTATCATTTTTTAGATCAAAATGATGTCATCAAACAAGCAGACTTTTTCTTAACACATATCAAAGGCTATATAGGTGAAGCCATCTTAGTTCTTGACTATGAAGAGTATGGTAAACAAGGGGCACAAAAAGCCAAAGAGTTTTTAGATTATGTCTACAAACAAACTGGCGTAAAACCTCTCATCTATATGAATGAAAGTGATGCAAACTCTGATGATTGGTTAGATGTCGTAGCTGGTGATTATGGTTTATGGGTTGCCAAATACTCTCAACACACACCTGTTGTTAAGCAATGGCCTAGCTATGCTATGTGGCAATACACCAGTACACCTGTTGATACAAGTCATTTTTACGGAGATAAACTTGCTTGGCAACAATATGCTGCACCAAAAAAGACCATCACCCAACAAAAGGACGCTTATCACACAACAGGAACACGATTTGAAGCATTAAGAACACTCGTCATTCAAGCAGATGAATCCTTTAAAAAAGCATCTGGCATGCACTTTTCCAAAAGTACTGTCTTTGATATTGAGCAAATTTGCCACACCAAAACAACAACGCATGCTTGTATACTCTATAATCATCGCAAGGTATTTGTTACACTTCACAAGGATTATGTTAGAAAGATAGATTAG